In Cyclobacteriaceae bacterium, the DNA window TTTTCAAAGAATAGTCAATCGATTGATCAAGGCCGGTACTACCCGTGATGGTAGTAGCATAGTCACCGAATTTCACATCAAATGGCTTTACGCTGAACCGGCCGTTTGAAATATTGGCTGACATCAGTACATCTTTCAATGAAACCTGGTCTGTGTTGTTAAGTTTCGTCAGGCTTGTAATTCCCGATACAAGTTTTGATTGCGTTAATGAAGCTTCAGCAACTTTAATAAGACCATCCATGTTTACCGTCCCCATGTTCGGCATCATATTTTTATTGAGTTCTCCATTGATCTTAAAGTTCGTTGAGAATAAACCATTGACCATTCCGGCAATCGGTGCATAGGTTTTTATGATAGAGAATGAGGCCGCCGCTTTCTGAATGGAAAGGCTCTCTATTTTCACATCCATATCATACTTGGGATGCTTGATATCATTCGCATTGTATGTTCCACTCATCGCAAATGCGCCACCCAGCATGTTGAATTTCAGTCCATTTAAATTCGCGATGCCATCCTTCAAGATCACGTCTCCGCTTGCATTGGTAATTGTGTAGTCCATCATCCTTACTTCGCTAACGGTTGACTTCATTATGAAGTCAATATTTTTAGGAATCGGAATCACACCGAATGAAGTGGTATCTGTTGTTGCCGGGGTACCGCTATCTGTCATAAATTCGTTTAGATCAAAAAGTTTTGAATTAAAATTCACAGAACCTTTGATCGTTTCATTACTCAGTACATAAGCAATGTAATTTGTTACCACTCCTGTTACATTGAAATCACTTTTACCAACCGTACCATTCAATTTGGTCAACTCAATCTTTTGTGGATTGAATGAGGCGTCTGCTTCCGACAGTGTTACTTGTGGAAGATCCTTTGCAACATACTTGAATGCACGAAGAGATGCTGTTCCGCTTGTTGGAAGCTTGTCATATCTCTTTGCTGTCACATCAGACATCTTTCCTTTTGTCTGAATATCTGCTTTCACTTTTCCTGCGATGGTCATGCCTTCCAAAGGGAAGATCTTCGTCATCTTTTCAAGGTCTACTCCACCATTTGCTTTTAAGTCCCATGTATAGTCATCAAGATTCTGCAGAAGTAAACTAGCGGTTAGCTTTTCTCCATCCAGCAACATTGAAAAATCATTCACCGCGATGAATGTCTCTGCCATTCTTCCAGAAGTGTTCTTGATCGTGGCTGACATTTTTAGATTCTCCAGAGGTAATGGAAACTTGGAAGATTTAACATATCCGTCAGACAGTGCCATTGAAACATCCATTGCAGGAATAATCTTCCTAATGCTGTCATACACTCCTTTTGCAGAGGCATCCACAGAATAAAACCCTTTCATTTCAAGACCATCCATTGGAAACATTTTGCTCAATTCAGCGAGATTGAGTTTTGCTTTCAGATTTCCATCCATACGATAGTCGCGAAGGTTTTCAATCAGAATTCGTGCATCGATCGGATTAGATCCGAAATCGAGGTGAAGTTTTTTCAGGTCGACCATTGTATTATTGATGACTCCATCCTTGTTATCGACCAGTAAGTCCATATTGATGTTGTTGACCGCTGTTGGAAGGTCAGGATATTTAAACATTGCATCCTTGACTTTCAAATCAAGATTGAATGCTGGCATTTGCTTATCACTGTATGTTCCCTTCACGAACCCCGAGAATGCGAGATCACCCTTAGTTTCAATACTTTTAAAATCCTTGGTGTACATCCCTGGTACCAGGGAGAGAAGACTTTTAAATGTATTTTCAGGGCTCTTAAATGTTATGTCCATTCCAAAGTTGTCAGGATTCATCTTGAACCAACCATCAAATCCCATTACAAAGTCGTTGATCTTTGCTGAGTTCTCTTTGAACGTATACTTCGTTATGTTTTCGCTGATGGAAATTACGGCGTCAATCTCAGCTCGCTTATTTGTAAGGAATTGCATTTCTCCCATGGAGGTGTTCACTGTATCTGCTACTGTGTGAGTTCTTAAATCAAAAACATCCTGAGTAAAATCTCCACTGCCCGTGTGATTGAGACCCTTAATAGATAAGAAGTAAGGAATGGATTTGTCATCATAAACAACTGAGCCATTTTGAATTTCCCAATGATCAATTCCAAAAGAATATTTAGACGGCTCCTCTGCGGTTTGAACTGTATCTTTTGATGGAACGGCTATGTCGTAATTGGCACGACCATCAGGCAAAACCTTCACACTGATCTGAGGCTTCACAAGAGTTATTCCTTTGAGGCGCATTTGATCCCCGAAGAGAACATCCATAAGATTAAGTTCTATCTCAAGACGATCTACCACGAAGAGATGTTCTCCTTCAAACGGAGCCCGGTTGAATACTCCAAGTTCTTTGATCTCTGCTGTGATGTTGGGGAAATGTCTGAAAACAGACAGGCTAAAGTTGTCTACCTCGAATACCACATCAGCGTTTACATTTTCTGCAATTGCCTTGTCGATCGCTGCTTTTATATCATCTTTAAAAACCACCGGCAAAATCATTGCCGCACCAATGAGGACTACAAAAAAAATTGCCAATCCAATCAGAATCTTCTTCACCATACATTAAAATTTTTGAGATACAACGAACCGTAAAATTACAAAATCCTGCTCCAACAGTTCGTTTACAAGATTAAGATCGGGTTAAAACCACCTCAACAGGATGTCAACGATCTTTTTCATCTTCTGTGTATATGGGGGGTGCAGTAAATAGGGTGCTGACCATCCACTTTTTTGCCTGAGAATAGGTTTTTCATTTGAAAATGCCATGAAGCCAAAATACCCATGGGATTTCCCGATGCCACTATTGTTGACCCCGCCAAACGGAAGATTAGGGTGAGTAAACTGTAAAATGCATTCGTTGATGCAGACACCTCCTGCAGAAGTATTTTGAAGAACAAACTCTCTGAAGTCATTCTTCTGACTGAAAATATAGAGCGCCAGAGGCTTTGGTCTGCTATTCACTTGCTGCACAACCTCATCCCTGCTTTTGAAAGTGATTACCGGAAGGATTGGACCGAATATTTCTTCTTCAAGGATTTTTGAATCTGATGACAGATTGGAAAGAATAACCGGAGGAATAAAATTGGATGATGCATTGATTGATCCCATCATGTCTGGCGTTGCTCCTTTTTCAACTGCGTCTTTTAACAAATCATTGATTCGTTGGAAATGCCGTGCATTGACAATGCGTGCATAATTCGGAGAGCTTTCACTTACAAGTTTACCCTCTCCAAAAAGTGCTTCAATTTCTTTCTTTAACTTATCAATGAATTTTTTCTGAATCGATTCTTCAATCAGAATATAGTCAGGAGCAATACACGTTTGTCCATTGTTAAGGAATTTACCAAAAGCAATTCGCTTTGCCGCATCATTCAGATTAGCAGAAGCATCAATGATCGTTGGTGATTTTCCTCCGAGTTCCAGAGTAACGGAGGTAAGATTTTGTGAGGCTGCCTTCATGACTACCTTTCCAACCGAAGGACTTCCGGTAAAGAAAATGTGATCAAAAGGAAATTCAAGCAGTGTTTGCGAAACTTCCGCTCCTCCCTCAACAACTGTAACAATATCTTCTTCAAATATTTCTCCCATCATAGCTTTCAATAGCCTTGACGTTGATGGAGTCATCTCTGAAGGTTTGATGATCACTGTATTTCCGGCTGCAAGACAAGATACCAGCGGGCCTACGCATAGATTGAATGGGAAATTCCAGGGAGCAATGATGAGGCAGACTCCTTTTGGTTCATATCTGATCTCAGCGCGTGTTCCAATGTATGATAGCGTCGCATCAATTTTCTTTGGTCGCGACCATTCTTCGATGTGTTTAAGAGTGTGTCTTATTTCCGTCAGTACAGGATAGATCTCTGTTGTATCAACTTCAAGTAATGGCTTGTTGAAATCTGCATGAACGGATTCCTTGATCCTTTCGCGATTAGTATTAATCCATTTTTCAAGCTTGACGAGCCTGCTGGTTCGCTCTTTCAAAGGCTCTTTTCTAAGCAAAAAACTCTTTGACCGCTGTCTTTCAAAAGCCAGCTTAAGGGGTAACAAGGCAGTCTTTTCAGTGGTGATTTCCATCTTTTTAGCTCTAATCCATTAAAAATAGCCGTTTTAGAAACACCACCCTAATGTTACGCCAATGTTAAGAACATTGCATATATGTTACCTGTGTGTTAAGTTTATTATGTATTTGTTAACAGAGGGGTGAAGAAGCTCATTATTATATTGTTGGTACTGGCAGGTTTTGCAGCGCAATCGCAGAACAATCTTGATGCTTTTCTTGCGACAAATGATGTTGATCAGTCTATAAGCGAAGAGGCAAAACTCAAAGTTCATTCCTTTGTTGCTACTCTTTCCAATGCTGGCCTGTCAGAAGAAAAACTTTTGCATAGGGCTTTTCAAAAAGCACACAGCACTTTCTTAAAAAAGTATGAAGCATACGCTGACTTCAAGGAAATTTTTACAACAGGACGTTACGATTGCCTGACTGCAACTGCATTATTCAGCAACATCCTTGATGGACTTGATTTCTCTTACGAGGTGATAGAGACTAATTATCATATTTTCCTTATCGTTCACACTACAAAGGGAGAGGTGCTTTTGGAAACCACTGATCGCTGGGGTGGTTTTATCACACACAAAGAAGAAATAACAAAACGCATAGGAGAATACCATAACAACAAAATTATTACGGCAAGCAACGGCAAATCACAATACGCTTACAGTTTCAAATTGTATCAATCTGTATCACCGGAAAAACTTTCAGCTCTTTTGTACTTCAATCAGGCAGTGAAAGCTTACAATCGCCGTGACTTGCTGGCGGGCTGCGTTGCTCTTGAAAAATCTGCCGCCTTATATAATTCACCACGCTGCGGTGAATTGGGAGCTCTGCTGTTGAATAGCGTTCTTGAATTATCTGATGACGAAAAGAGAAAGACGATTTGCATCAATCATCTTCGTAATGTTCAGATTAAGAAACTTTTAATTCTGGCTTCTAACTAGTTTTCGAGAATACGGGCCTCTACTCTTCTGTTGAGCTTATGAGCTTCTTCTGTATTTTCTTTGCTGATCGGTGAGGTTCCTCCAAATGCTTTTGTTTTAACTCTGCCTTTGGAAACGCCTTTGGAAAGGAGGTAATTTCTTACCGCATCCACGCGCTGTTGAGAAAGCTTAAGATTCAGTTTTGCGTCACCACGTGTATCAGTGTGTCCTTCCAGCTGAATCACCATTTTAGGATTTGAATGGAGCATTTGAGCTACTGTATTCAATTCGGGATATGATTCAGGGGTGATGATGGCAGAACGCTGTTGAAAGATAAGCGCATCGAGGCGCATAACTTTTCCAACGGTGTGAGTAGTCTCTGCTGTAGCGGCCGCAGATACGGGAAGTCCCAGGGCAACATCCTGAACAACTTTTCGCTCTGCATTAGCGGAAGCAGGATCCAGCATGTATTTAGCTGGCGAAAAGCCAGGAGCCTCTACTGTGATCTCATACTTCTCATTGTTGTACATCGGAAAAGAAAAGCTACTCCCGTTGATCATCCCAACAAGATTTCCATATGGAAGGCTTTCATAAGATATCTTGGCCGAAACAGGTTCCTTCGTATTGCTATTGAAAATACTTCCTGTTGCAAAAACAACCGTATCCTTTTGCTGTCCAAAAGATGCAATTGAGATAATTGCACTCAGCAAAATCAGCACATTAACTTTTTTCATTTACAATTAAAGTTTAATGATCTTAAATTCTACACGTCTGTTTTTCTTACGACCTTCTTTAGTGTCGTTGTTATCAATAGGTTTTGTTTCTCCATAAGGAATGGTAGTGATACGTCCACTATCAATTCCTTTTTCTGTCAAGTACTTGGAAACTGCATTTGCGCGCCATCCTGATAATGTCAGGTTCCAATCTTCAGGACCAGTCGCATCAGCGTGTCCTGAAATCTCAACAGTCATGCTTGTTTTTTCCTTCATCAATTGCACCAATCTGTTCAATTCAGGGAAAGATGAATCTTTCAGAACTGCTTTGTTAACGTCAAAGAAGATATTGTTCAGAACAATGCTTGCATCAGGAGCAATCTCAGCAACTCCAATCGGTGCAAGCTGGAAATTCTGTACTTCAACAGCGCCATCCTTTGTCACGTTTGTCAGATCCAGGTTCTGGCTTTCAGACAAATGGCCTTCTGCTTCCGCGCGAACTCCGTACTTCTGTCCTGCTGGCAAATGAATTTCATACTCTCCTGTTTCAGGATTTGAATAGACGACACCAACTTCTTTTCCGTCAGGAAGTCTTTCATAAATAATTTTTGCACCAACAGGCTTACCTGTTTTGCTATCGATGAGTTTGCCTTTTACAATAACAATTGTTTCAGGGCTTTTATAAACAGGCAGCTTTACGCGAAAGATATCGGCATTGTCCGGAGTGATGCCACGGGAATAATATGCAAACTCACTTGCTGAAGGAATGTTAAAGAACAGATCGTCAAGCTTGGAGTTAATGTCTGGTCCCATGTTGAGGGGCTCTGACCAGTTTGTCCAGGTGTCATCCAGGCGTGTGGTAACATACACATCAGATCCCCCGAAACCACTAAATCCATTGGAAGAAAAGTATAAGGTCTTGTCATCAGCAGCCAGAAAGGGAGCGGACTCTTCATTCGCAGTATTGACAACGCTTCCAAGATTCAAAGGCTCTGACCAGACACTATCTTTCTTTTGGAAGCTTACATAAAGATCTCTTCCTCCTTTTGAATCCTCACGTTCAACAGACATGATCAATGTCTTTTTGGTATTCGCCAGAAAGTAATTTGCTCTCTCATTAAAATTATAATCGTTCTCAATATTCATTGCCATCGGCTTTGTCCAGTTACCATTAATGTTGGTACTCATGGATACACCTGCCAGCATTTTTCCATTTGGAAGATATTTATTTCCAAGAATCAGGACAGACTGGCCATCGGGTGTAGACGCAATCGCATTGACAAAGTTTGGTCCTTCATTGTTAAACTTAGGTCCCATATTTTTTGCAAGGGTCCACTTTCCATCAGATCCCAATTCAGAAAACCAAATGTCTTCTTTATCATTTACACCACCCATGTTTTCAGGATGGTTTGATCTTGAGAAGTAAAGTGTTTTGCCATCGGTAGAAAGCAACGGGTTCAACTCACTAAAATCACTATTTACATTCTTGTCCAGTTTTTCAATGATGAGTCCTTTGCTTAGTAACTCTGGAATGGAGATGTCTGCAATGATTGGATAATTTGAATCAGTGATAGCAACTGCGTCAATGGAGAAATAATCATTTAATGCTTCTCCATCAAATTCAAGTTTTATTGCTGCTACTTTATAAGGAGTCTTTTCAACAATCACATTTAGCATCCGGGCCTTTTGAGGTTTCGGTCCTGGGTTGATGCTTCTCAACAAATGCTCGGTACCATTTTCTTCGTATGCATATATTTTAAAAACCGCACTTGGATTATGGGATTCAGCAATGGCTATCTGTACAATCTGCATTGGCTTGGCATATCCAAGCTTCAGAAATTCCTGACGACGTGGTTTATCGGGTGTCCAGGCATTTGGATTCTGACCTCCTTCTGGTAAAACATTTGGTTTGCCAAGTGCTTGCTGCGCTGAGTATTGAACAGGGGTCAATTCCGATGAGAATTCTATCACTTTCGAAGCCCATTGGACTACTTGAGCATTTCCCTGGAGGGAGCAAAATATATATACCAGGAACGGGATTAGGTATCTCTTCATGCGGAAATAGGAATGAGGGTGTAATTGAAAGGTTAAACTTAATTAAAATTTTAAAAAACTTAACCTTTCATTAATGGCTGCGGCCATTTTCAGGCTTAAAACATCACTTCTGGTGGTGGCGAAATGGAGTTTCTTACTCCATTGAGGTTTTATTGAACAATAAGAATCCAATATGCAGCAGAACTCCGACCTGATTTCTTGGGTCATCATAGTAATTGACGCTTAAACTGATCGGGCCGATCGTCGAATGCATAACCAATCCGGCAGTACCAGCAAAGTATATTTTGGTGATCTCATCATTGAGAACAGGGTTCTGATTTTCGCCTTTTGAAATAGACTCCAACGGCTTGAAAAGATAACCTTCTAATCGGAAGTCAAGATTTTTTCTCACCGAGAAAACATTTCTCCAGCCACCAGCCACAAAGTTGAAGGCACGAAAATTCTGAAGCAGCAGTATGCGGCTATCCTGTATTGGGAAAAAGCCAGGGGCATTGATGATCGTTCCCTGATAATTTGCAAACACAGGCTGATTGGAAAAATTTGCGTGCAGATAATATCCCGAACTATAGAATCCTTTTCTGAAGTATTGCTCCATTCGTAAAGATCCTCTTACCCAAAGTCTTCGGGTGTCTTCAATAGGTGAATTTCGAAGTACTGAAGTTGTTCCCGGCGTAAGGCTTTCGTTCACATCAAACCAATCAATTCCAAAATCATAAGCTTTTCCTGTTGAAGCATATTGCTTTCTGTTAAGTGTGTTTGTCGATAAGTGAAATCCAAATCGTGCGCCAATCAATTTCAATACATCAAGGGTATCAGTAGAGATAAGAATATCTGTATCGATGTATTGATCAGTATTATTAATGTAGTTGGCATTTGCAGATGCCTTGAATCTTTTGCCAACAGGCATACCTATGCTAACACCCACCTTGCGATCAATACGATCAAGGATTGTTGAGTTTGATTTTTTTACGATGATATCACTACTCTCAGTAAAATTCCAGTCATTGAAAGTTGCTTCCGGCTCAATATAGAATTGTCCAAAATTGGGGAAATCAAGTCTGGCCTTTAGTTGTGCTGATTTATAAAAACTTCCGGTATAAAAATTCGCACTGGCATGAGTAAGTATCCGGTTGAAGTAGTAATAGTTCAAACCAAGAAAAATGTTGCTGATGTTTCTTGTTGCAATGACGCCACCGAAGTCAACCTGAAAATTATTGTTAGGTCTTCTTGCCAGTTGAAAATTAAAACGACGCGTATCCGGATTAAATGAAAAGCTTGGATAGATATTTCTGAAGTAGTCTTCCGATACCAGTCTGTAGTAACCGGATTTTACATCACTGAAGTAAAGAGGTCTTTGCCCGCTTTTAAAGAAATTATTGATATAACGTTTTTGTGAAGAGTTAAATCCACCCATGACAATATTGTCCACCAGCAGGGGACTCGTACGGTTATTGAATTTGTTTCTCGCTGCCGCAACATCTTCACATGCTCTTTGTCTTGCAATCTTTGCCTTGATCTCAGGCATCAGTCGCATCGTCTCAGCATAACCACTATCAATGAGTGCTTTTGCTTTTTTGAAATCGAAGCTGGTAAACGATTTAAGATTGGGTTGGATATAAATTCCCGTAGCAGGAACATCATTCGGATTTGACTTATCCAACAAAAGATAAAGCAGCGATTTAGAAATCAGTTTGTCGTCTTCGTCCTTAGGATACTCATCATAGATCTTACTGGATACGTTACATCCAATCACTACTTCGGGATTAAATTCCTTTTGAGCCACATCGACAGGGAAATTATTATAAACGCCACCATCAAACAGATACTGACCATCAACGCGAATGGGATTATAGAAAAACGGAACTGTCTGCGTTGCGCGAAGAGCATCTCCCAGAGATCCCCCTTTAAGAATTACTTCATGCTGAGTGAATATTTCTGCCGCGACCAGCCGGAGAGGAACAAACAGGCTGTCAAAATTACCTTTTGCAATAGCGGAAGGCTGGGCCATCTTCTCTGCCATTGCAAAATTCAGAGAGATATCATTGGCGAGACTACTGTTTAAGTTAAAGTTAAAAGTCGAGTCGAGTGACAGATTCAGTTTGACAAAGGAAGGATGAACGTCGTTCTTGTTGTAGTAGTAATTGTATCCGTCTTCAAGTTGACCGTTGATCCATCTTAGAAGATTATCATTGAGCATTGTCTGCTCGATTTGCTCAGGACTCATCCCTGCCGCATAACATCCTGCGATGATACCACCCATCGAAGTCCCCACAACATAATCAATAGGGATATCATTTTCTTCCAAAGCCTTGAGCATTCCGATGTGAGCGATGCCTTTTGCTGCACCTCCACTCATCACCACTGCTACCTTTTGGGCTTCAACAGAAAGGGAGAATAAAAACAATAAACCAACCAGGAGTCTCCTCATTGTTTTGGGTTATGCGAACAACCCATAATTGAATAGGCTATTAATATATAAAGACAAACTTATATACGGGAAGTCGTATCTGAGTAAATTCTGTCCTTAAAAAAACGTCAACAAAAATACCGGCTAGTTTCTGGCCACAATGATGGGTGGTTCTGGCAGGAGAATCATATCCAGTCGCTTGATAACACGTGTTTTAGCTTCATCAAACTGGACAACAAACTCATTTTTCACTGGCTGGGAAGGAGGCAGTTCTACGCGCAGAGCGTCTACCTGAACGCCATTTCTCCAGAATCGATAACACAAATGTGGCCCTGTAGCAAGGCCAGTGCTGCCGACAAAGCCAATTGTTTCACCTTGCCTGACTCTCTCTCCTGCACGCATACCGGGAGCTATCTTAGACATATG includes these proteins:
- a CDS encoding aldehyde dehydrogenase family protein, with translation MEITTEKTALLPLKLAFERQRSKSFLLRKEPLKERTSRLVKLEKWINTNRERIKESVHADFNKPLLEVDTTEIYPVLTEIRHTLKHIEEWSRPKKIDATLSYIGTRAEIRYEPKGVCLIIAPWNFPFNLCVGPLVSCLAAGNTVIIKPSEMTPSTSRLLKAMMGEIFEEDIVTVVEGGAEVSQTLLEFPFDHIFFTGSPSVGKVVMKAASQNLTSVTLELGGKSPTIIDASANLNDAAKRIAFGKFLNNGQTCIAPDYILIEESIQKKFIDKLKKEIEALFGEGKLVSESSPNYARIVNARHFQRINDLLKDAVEKGATPDMMGSINASSNFIPPVILSNLSSDSKILEEEIFGPILPVITFKSRDEVVQQVNSRPKPLALYIFSQKNDFREFVLQNTSAGGVCINECILQFTHPNLPFGGVNNSGIGKSHGYFGFMAFSNEKPILRQKSGWSAPYLLHPPYTQKMKKIVDILLRWF
- a CDS encoding OmpA family protein, with product MKKVNVLILLSAIISIASFGQQKDTVVFATGSIFNSNTKEPVSAKISYESLPYGNLVGMINGSSFSFPMYNNEKYEITVEAPGFSPAKYMLDPASANAERKVVQDVALGLPVSAAATAETTHTVGKVMRLDALIFQQRSAIITPESYPELNTVAQMLHSNPKMVIQLEGHTDTRGDAKLNLKLSQQRVDAVRNYLLSKGVSKGRVKTKAFGGTSPISKENTEEAHKLNRRVEARILEN
- a CDS encoding OmpA family protein, translated to MKRYLIPFLVYIFCSLQGNAQVVQWASKVIEFSSELTPVQYSAQQALGKPNVLPEGGQNPNAWTPDKPRRQEFLKLGYAKPMQIVQIAIAESHNPSAVFKIYAYEENGTEHLLRSINPGPKPQKARMLNVIVEKTPYKVAAIKLEFDGEALNDYFSIDAVAITDSNYPIIADISIPELLSKGLIIEKLDKNVNSDFSELNPLLSTDGKTLYFSRSNHPENMGGVNDKEDIWFSELGSDGKWTLAKNMGPKFNNEGPNFVNAIASTPDGQSVLILGNKYLPNGKMLAGVSMSTNINGNWTKPMAMNIENDYNFNERANYFLANTKKTLIMSVEREDSKGGRDLYVSFQKKDSVWSEPLNLGSVVNTANEESAPFLAADDKTLYFSSNGFSGFGGSDVYVTTRLDDTWTNWSEPLNMGPDINSKLDDLFFNIPSASEFAYYSRGITPDNADIFRVKLPVYKSPETIVIVKGKLIDSKTGKPVGAKIIYERLPDGKEVGVVYSNPETGEYEIHLPAGQKYGVRAEAEGHLSESQNLDLTNVTKDGAVEVQNFQLAPIGVAEIAPDASIVLNNIFFDVNKAVLKDSSFPELNRLVQLMKEKTSMTVEISGHADATGPEDWNLTLSGWRANAVSKYLTEKGIDSGRITTIPYGETKPIDNNDTKEGRKKNRRVEFKIIKL
- a CDS encoding patatin, with translation MRRLLVGLLFLFSLSVEAQKVAVVMSGGAAKGIAHIGMLKALEENDIPIDYVVGTSMGGIIAGCYAAGMSPEQIEQTMLNDNLLRWINGQLEDGYNYYYNKNDVHPSFVKLNLSLDSTFNFNLNSSLANDISLNFAMAEKMAQPSAIAKGNFDSLFVPLRLVAAEIFTQHEVILKGGSLGDALRATQTVPFFYNPIRVDGQYLFDGGVYNNFPVDVAQKEFNPEVVIGCNVSSKIYDEYPKDEDDKLISKSLLYLLLDKSNPNDVPATGIYIQPNLKSFTSFDFKKAKALIDSGYAETMRLMPEIKAKIARQRACEDVAAARNKFNNRTSPLLVDNIVMGGFNSSQKRYINNFFKSGQRPLYFSDVKSGYYRLVSEDYFRNIYPSFSFNPDTRRFNFQLARRPNNNFQVDFGGVIATRNISNIFLGLNYYYFNRILTHASANFYTGSFYKSAQLKARLDFPNFGQFYIEPEATFNDWNFTESSDIIVKKSNSTILDRIDRKVGVSIGMPVGKRFKASANANYINNTDQYIDTDILISTDTLDVLKLIGARFGFHLSTNTLNRKQYASTGKAYDFGIDWFDVNESLTPGTTSVLRNSPIEDTRRLWVRGSLRMEQYFRKGFYSSGYYLHANFSNQPVFANYQGTIINAPGFFPIQDSRILLLQNFRAFNFVAGGWRNVFSVRKNLDFRLEGYLFKPLESISKGENQNPVLNDEITKIYFAGTAGLVMHSTIGPISLSVNYYDDPRNQVGVLLHIGFLLFNKTSME